In candidate division KSB1 bacterium, a single genomic region encodes these proteins:
- a CDS encoding pectate lyase — translation MVFNNKLNSPLIAITLVFIGAIILNGQQLSFPGAEGFGQYTSGGRGGRVIEVTNLNASGPGSFRAAAQKVGPRIIVFCISGTIPLESELIIENGDLTIAGQTAPGDGICIKNYQVNINADNVIVRYLRFRPGDEKQKEGDALSAIFQKDIMIDHCSFSWGNDEVATVRDNVNATMQWCMISESLHHSSHHKGDHGYGGIWGGMGASFHHNLLAHHTSRNPRFHGSRYHGKPERELVDFRNNVIYNWGFNSGYGGEQGQQNLVANYYKAGPATKEDSLKFRIVEPWDNLGKWYIADNYIFGFPEITMNNWSGGVQGKNLNSIRVDHSFPAPAIIQQNAEEAFQLVLAQAGATLPKRDAVDRRIVEEVRSGTAQFGGIWGEHTGIIDSQTQVGGWPVLRSKNALADTDHDGMPDVWEQENGLDINNPKDRNGDFNGDGYTNLEKYLNSLVKLK, via the coding sequence ATGGTATTTAACAATAAATTAAATTCCCCTTTGATAGCAATTACCCTCGTTTTCATCGGAGCAATCATACTCAATGGACAACAACTCTCATTCCCGGGCGCTGAGGGATTTGGCCAGTATACTTCCGGTGGCCGTGGTGGACGAGTGATCGAGGTTACGAATTTAAACGCTTCGGGTCCAGGAAGTTTTCGGGCGGCCGCTCAAAAAGTTGGTCCGCGAATCATTGTCTTCTGTATCTCTGGAACGATCCCCCTGGAATCCGAACTCATTATTGAAAACGGCGACCTGACCATTGCCGGGCAAACAGCTCCTGGAGACGGCATTTGTATCAAGAATTATCAAGTAAACATAAATGCGGACAATGTAATTGTGCGTTACTTACGTTTTAGACCTGGTGATGAAAAGCAGAAAGAAGGAGACGCGCTCTCTGCGATTTTTCAAAAAGATATCATGATCGATCACTGCTCTTTCAGTTGGGGCAATGATGAAGTGGCCACCGTGCGTGACAATGTGAACGCCACAATGCAGTGGTGCATGATCAGTGAAAGCCTCCACCATTCCTCGCATCACAAAGGCGATCATGGCTATGGCGGCATCTGGGGCGGTATGGGCGCGTCATTTCATCACAATCTTCTGGCGCATCATACCAGCCGAAATCCGCGTTTTCACGGAAGCCGCTATCATGGAAAACCGGAAAGAGAATTGGTTGACTTTAGAAACAATGTGATTTATAATTGGGGATTTAACAGTGGCTATGGTGGCGAACAAGGACAGCAGAATTTGGTCGCCAACTATTACAAGGCAGGTCCTGCCACAAAAGAGGATTCATTGAAATTCCGCATTGTTGAACCCTGGGATAACCTGGGCAAATGGTATATTGCTGATAATTATATATTTGGATTTCCAGAAATCACAATGAACAACTGGTCCGGGGGTGTTCAAGGCAAAAATTTAAATTCGATTCGGGTTGATCATTCCTTCCCTGCGCCTGCTATTATACAACAAAACGCTGAAGAAGCCTTTCAATTGGTGTTGGCTCAAGCGGGAGCCACTTTACCAAAACGCGATGCAGTGGATCGCCGCATTGTCGAAGAGGTCAGGTCCGGAACGGCACAATTCGGAGGCATCTGGGGAGAGCACACAGGAATTATCGATTCTCAAACGCAAGTCGGCGGTTGGCCCGTGCTTCGATCCAAAAATGCGCTTGCGGACACAGATCATGACGGCATGCCAGATGTTTGGGAGCAAGAGAACGGATTGGATATTAACAATCCCAAAGACCGCAACGGTGATTTCAATGGTGATGGGTACACCAATTTGGAAAAGTATTTAAACAGTCTGGTAAAATTAAAGTGA